One window of Saccharomyces kudriavzevii IFO 1802 strain IFO1802 genome assembly, chromosome: 10 genomic DNA carries:
- the IRC18 gene encoding Irc18p (similar to Saccharomyces cerevisiae IRC18 (YJL037W)), with protein MKVGIIKQFFWIQLFFLSVVLANTKTVLEFEGTGTKLVNSLRVLGTRSQNSTTAEEKISEIEKQIEEIKNMYSSHSFILKGLNGLLNNKVNTLTKELQMEIANNNTFEAETGKVAKGLNHAIGISPFRYINKFKTISTKKLERIMKKYDLTAKKGEELTEEQKKKKEILSRVSRVVAATTIEAGLAQAVVDLCITVTTSLCVISASIGGIGFLIWLTIIYQALK; from the coding sequence ATGAAAGTTGgaataataaaacaatttttttggatccAGTTGTTTTTCCTCAGTGTTGTATTGGCCAACACTAAAACAGTACTCGAATTCGAGGGTACGGGAACGAAGCTGGTGAATTCATTGAGAGTCTTAGGTACACGCTCACAAAACTCCACGActgctgaagaaaaaatatctgaaATTGAGAAACAAATAGAGGAAATCAAGAACATGTATAGTAGCCATTCCTTTATCCTGAAGGGGTTAAACGGTTTACTGAACAATAAAGTGAATACGCTAACAAAAGAACTTCAAATGGAAATAGCCAACAACAACACTTTTGAAGCAGAAACCGGAAAGGTGGCGAAGGGCTTGAACCATGCCATAGGTATATCCCCATTCAGGTACATCAACAAATTTAAGACCATCTCGACcaaaaaacttgaaagaaTCATGAAGAAGTATGATCTAACTGCCAAAAAGGGCGAGGAATTGACAGAggaacagaagaaaaagaaagagataCTTTCACGAGTAAGCAGAGTTGTTGCCGCGACAACTATTGAGGCAGGCCTGGCACAAGCAGTGGTTGATTTATGTATTACAGTGACGACCAGTTTGTGCGTGATTTCTGCAAGCATAGGAGGCATAGGATTTCTCATTTGGTTAACCATTATATATCAAGCTCTAAAATGA
- the SKDI10G1680 gene encoding uncharacterized protein (similar to Saccharomyces cerevisiae YJL047C-A), with protein sequence MKIKISIEISLSLLSEHNKRNENCISNMLVIGKEVEGRSHCRAILSLLHHRL encoded by the coding sequence atgaagataaaaatttccatCGAAATTAGTCTTTCGCTCCTATCTGAACATaacaaaagaaacgaaaactGTATTAGTAATATGCTTGTAATTGGCAAAGAAGTCGAGGGGCGAAGCCATTGTAGAGCGATTTTAAGCCTGTTGCATCACAGATTGTAG
- the UBX6 gene encoding Ubx6p (similar to Saccharomyces cerevisiae UBX7 (YBR273C) and UBX6 (YJL048C); ancestral locus Anc_1.335), which translates to MPSIESLFQENVAIGHSNISEQTIVVYISSAAGDNSWLQQWFRPGNLSSEERETILWVKLANNTKECLLFKSIFPSSSAPSINILQNGLLECSIQGNSLSRDQDPWETFVNGLQLVFKGQTTKRKLFSKKNEEYQRVKRMIQNDKLERKYAFHNASDPERKVQKWEQLTVTDNVSYKSQKVFLAQNYCTLQLKLPNGYTISNTFPPHTKLHKVRMWLDYNCYDDGTPYLFHRNVPRVTLTRNDELKSLQELDLLPRSTLILEPLEVNNRQFDDVEQSSILHRVYTGLTYFWGKEPEADLSSSHLGYQRLGTNVSNRTNYTLQKISSLEMVSDGGGGDSMDPSAYTTPRMYPSSGTTQLRQNVSELNLSSNNSASNTKIRTLGYSNSNNNNNNNNNNNGNS; encoded by the coding sequence ATGCCAAGTATAGAGAGtctcttccaagaaaacgTAGCCATTGGCCACTCCAATATAAGTGAGCAAACCATCGTTGTTTACATCAGCTCTGCTGCTGGTGACAATTCGTGGCTTCAGCAATGGTTCAGGCCAGGGAACCTCAGTAGCGAAGAACGTGAAACTATACTGTGGGTGAAGCTGGCAAACAATACTAAAGAGTGCTTGCTCTTTAAGAGCATTTTCCCCTCATCATCTGCTCCGAGTATAAATATACTGCAGAACGGGCTGCTGGAATGTTCAATTCAAGGTAACAGTCTTTCTCGGGACCAGGATCCCTGGGAAACCTTTGTCAATGGACTACAGCTGGTCTTCAAGGGGCAAACAACAAAGAGGAAgttattttccaagaagaatgaagagtATCAAAGAGTCAAAAGAATGATACAGAACGATAAGTTGGAAAGGAAGTACGCCTTCCATAACGCTAGCGACCCTGAAAGGAAGGTCCAAAAATGGGAGCAGTTGACGGTTACTGATAATGTTAGCTACAAGAGCCAAAAGGTCTTCCTGGCACAGAATTATTGTACTCTACAGTTGAAGTTGCCCAACGGATACacaatttcaaatacttTCCCCCCGCATACAAAACTGCACAAAGTGAGGATGTGGTTGGACTATAATTGTTACGACGATGGCACTCCGTACCTTTTCCACAGAAATGTGCCAAGAGTGACTCTAACGCGAAACGACGAGCTAAAAAGTCTGCAAGAACTGGATTTATTGCCCAGATCGACTCTTATTTTGGAGCCGCTGGAAGTCAACAACAGACAATTTGACGACGTGGAGCAGTCATCTATCTTGCATAGAGTCTATACCGGTTTGACCTATTTTTGGGGAAAGGAACCAGAAGCCGATCTCTCTTCCTCTCATCTTGGTTACCAGAGATTGGGCACAAACGTCTCAAATAGGACGAATTACACTTTACAGAAAATATCCAGCTTAGAAATGGTGTCCGATGGAGGAGGAGGCGACTCAATGGACCCTTCAGCGTATACCACCCCAAGAATGTATCCTTCCAGTGGCACTACTCAACTTCGGCAAAACGTATCTGAATTAAACTTATCTTCCAATAATTCAGCATCTAACACTAAAATTCGTACGTTGGGCTATTctaatagtaataataataataataataataataataataacggGAACAGTTAA
- the RTT101 gene encoding cullin RTT101 (similar to Saccharomyces cerevisiae RTT101 (YJL047C); ancestral locus Anc_1.343) translates to MNKSANKKEEYHETPGKETSSNDILELLHRFNDDGNPKYQTIIAELHDFFRLTLSETIDVVDIRELECDNEKVAKFRELMPRMLSNCRELTQRKSYIPFESEVSENDQKQKKFQLLHQHQIVLNFQEFCNELTKLVIDAHVLRFLSKCNSSYDVMSKHWTSFYKLFEYVIGALGPIISYVHVNYPMIRKELGFKNLTVYQYYDSKLFESIKTSLGKDFPALVTASIHHYIHMFPITNIVLEGEVPMLRIMSSCNFNLESLSPKDFYMRTLKDYFDKEPNLGPKLETFKNFKVLLTRNALLASLFFPEWVSDANDLFISHLLLNKKSISEYIEIGKNTYDEEKERYFKTETCFSLLMFKNAFEARNMLSEFKEFCDDAISEKLKAAYGPNHDVGRLFDEVVQLANVDHLKIYSDSIEYHLCDLLSSTSRAIEQYVKYFESLLLKLVKKIKMEKAELSRDMKLKYLYDNLPILKLKFVNLPTFSNFFERSIFRKTILQCDQNSTFIKDILPVYKDCLMELFKERIITNVSQEDEMRYRDQYQPYLSQFFQPSEVMADLRIKYASFLSFYDNIQAVVEFGKKYNENNHTSFFPLVFDKEGIPKAFQQPNDELERNFVLPEEMDHIWNEFLSNYYRENKVEGSDASKKELYPMWNLHHCEVESPYITPDGGNLIFELTLFQTCVLVLFNDSDHWTLESISERTKLAYKDLTLILKSFLNYKVLTKDTDNSYRINENFKPDFRKVKNGKLRVVLPRNAPSQSSNTGNGRSSSTHREGSNSQWTQELLKACITRSVKSERDGLGYDHLFETVKQQIKGFSVGEFKDALTKLLRDKFIIKDESTDTYKY, encoded by the coding sequence ATGAATAAGAGCGCtaacaagaaggaagaataCCACGAAACTCCAGGTAAAGAGACGAGTTCGAATGATATTTTAGAGCTGCTTCACCGATTTAATGATGACGGGAACCCCAAATACCAGACAATAATTGCCGAATTGcatgatttttttcgtcTTACTTTGAGTGAAACTATAGACGTAGTCGATATCAGAGAGTTGGAATGTGATAATGAGAAGGTTGCCAAATTCAGAGAGTTGATGCCCAGAATGCTGAGCAACTGCCGTGAACTAACGCAGAGGAAATCCTATATACCTTTTGAATCAGAAGTTAGCGAGAATGAtcaaaagcagaaaaaatttcagttATTGCACCAACACCAAATTGTACTCAATTTCCAAGAGTTTTGCAATGAATTGACCAAGCTTGTTATTGATGCACACGTTCTCAGGTTTCTGTCGAAATGCAATAGTTCTTATGACGTTATGTCTAAACATTGGACCTCGTTTTATAAACTATTCGAGTATGTAATAGGTGCACTCGGACCTATCATATCATATGTACATGTGAACTATCCTATGATAAGAAAGGAACTAGGATTCAAGAACTTGACGGTGTATCAATATTATGATTCTAAACTTTTCGAAAGTATAAAAACCAGTCTTGGAAAGGACTTTCCAGCCCTTGTGACTGCATCTATCCATCATTATATCCATATGTTCCCAATTACGAATATCGTCTTGGAAGGAGAAGTCCCTATGCTCCGTATTATGTCTAGCTGCAATTTTAACCTGGAGAGCCTGAGCCCGAAGGATTTTTATATGAGAACTCTGAAGGACTACTTTGATAAGGAACCAAATTTGGGGCCAAAATTGGAaactttcaagaatttcaaagtaCTATTGACAAGGAATGCACTTCTAGCATCGCTGTTTTTTCCTGAGTGGGTCAGTGACGCAAACGATTTATTTATCAGCCATTTATTGCTGAACAAAAAGTCTATCAGCGAGTACAtagaaattggaaaaaacacttatgatgaagaaaaagagcgatatttcaaaactgAGACATGCTTTAGCTTGTTGATGTTTAAAAATGCTTTTGAAGCAAGAAATATGCTGTCAGAATTTAAAGAGTTTTGTGACGATGCCATTTCAGAAAAGTTGAAGGCGGCATATGGGCCCAATCATGATGTTGGAAGGCTATTTGATGAGGTAGTTCAACTGGCTAACGTAGATCACCTTAAAATATACTCTGATTCCATTGAATACCATTTATGCGATTTACTCAGTAGCACTAGTAGAGCCATTGAACAATATGTCAAGTATTTTGAATCGCTTTTACTCAAGCTtgttaaaaaaattaaaatggaaaaagctGAGTTATCTAGAGATATGAAACTAAAGTATCTTTACGATAATCTCCCCATACTGAAGCTGAAGTTTGTTAATCTTCCCAcattttctaatttcttcGAAAGATCAATCTTTAGAAAGACAATTTTACAATGCGATCAAAATTCCACATTTATCAAGGATATATTACCAGTTTACAAAGATTGTTTAATGGAACTTTTCAAGGAAAGAATTATAACCAATGTTTCACAGGAAGATGAAATGCGGTACCGCGATCAGTATCAACCTTACTTATCACAATTTTTCCAACCATCAGAAGTTATGGCGGATTTAAGAATAAAGTATGCGTCGTTCTTGTCGTTTTACGATAATATACAAGCTGTTGTTGAGTTCGGTAAAAAGTATAATGAAAACAACCATACCTCATTCTTCCCACtagtttttgataaagaaggGATTCCAAAAGCCTTCCAACAACCCAATGACGAACTCGAGAGGAATTTCGTTTTACCTGAAGAGATGGATCATATATGGAACGAGTTTTTATCCAATTACTACCGGGAAAACAAGGTGGAAGGTTCTGATGCTTCCAAGAAAGAACTATATCCGATGTGGAACTTGCATCATTGTGAAGTGGAATCACCTTATATCACACCTGATGGAGGAAATTTGATATTTGAATTGACCCTCTTCCAAACTTGTGTGCTGGTTTTGTTCAACGATAGTGATCATTGGACGTTGGAGAGCATATCAGAGCGCACAAAACTGGCGTACAAGGACTTGACGCTAATCTTGAAGTCATTTTTAAACTACAAAGTCCTGACAAAGGACACCGACAACTCTTACAGGATCAATGAGAACTTCAAACCCGATTTTAGAAAGGTGAAAAATGGGAAACTACGTGTGGTACTACCGAGAAACGCCCCATCGCAAAGTAGCAACACGGGAAATGGAAGAAGTAGCTCTACACACCGCGAGGGAAGCAATTCGCAATGGACGCAAGAATTACTAAAGGCATGCATAACCAGATCCGTTAAGAGCGAGAGGGATGGACTCGGCTACGACCATTTGTTCGAAACGGTCAAGCAACAAATAAAAGGCTTCAGTGTTGGCGAGTTCAAAGACGCCCTGACCAAACTGTTAAGAGATAAATTCATAATCAAGGACGAATCTACAGACACTTACAAGTACTGA
- the CHM7 gene encoding phosphatidic acid-binding protein CHM7 (similar to Saccharomyces cerevisiae YJL049W; ancestral locus Anc_1.334) encodes MRVELPQSRLPSLYRDFRPLKDLNPDGYEANISTWRDYLLERYINSSNKITLSIGTKFLQGLTYEVYGVPKSIDIVIDAFVSEGNLVPIELFYRDRMCTDNAKPGFWKWIKSWKGSTNLYRSRKDETNFYLKEDEFVIKKKLEKEYQRFYELLKRDIFTKASSITDLVFTKNEFITGETLGPFFATYNEEATNIFLYFLENYKHVIASKDNVIKIVAPEVEDVISRFSKDITEDDLRIASVKAGILNINKQITRLRKEINEYNVKLKDPEFNELPKKVRIEYKQASLLSEKHLSRLLKFQNNLAEVRSQIDTSITNAVLVQTLAQSNEVIKSINKYIGSTEKVEDLLDEIKEGHDRTEELNDLLTSYGKSQNDVAEEEIERELERLELDEKNTHRETNSNPNLNEPQEDNGEDLLKKLDSLRIDINQEPTQNNRNQDSEKNKRQMVMKEQSY; translated from the coding sequence ATGAGAGTGGAATTACCACAATCTAGATTACCATCTTTATATAGGGATTTTAGgcctttgaaagatttaaaTCCTGATGGCTACGAAGCAAACATCAGCACATGGAGAGATTACTTACTTGAACGATATATCAATAGCTCCAACAAAATCACACTTTCCATAGGGACAAAATTTTTGCAAGGGTTGACTTATGAAGTTTACGGTGTACCGAAGAGCATTGATATCGTTATCGATGCTTTTGTTAGCGAAGGAAATTTGGTGCCTATTGAGCTATTCTACCGCGATAGAATGTGCACTGACAATGCCAAACCTGGATTTTGGAAGTGGATTAAAAGTTGGAAGGGATCTACAAATTTGTATAGAAGCAGAAAAGatgaaacaaatttttacttgaaggaagatgaattcgtcatcaagaaaaaactggaaaaagagTATCAAAGGTTTTATGAATTGTTGAAGAGGGACATTTTTACAAAGGCTTCCTCCATTACAGATTTGGTATTTACGAAGAACGAGTTTATAACCGGGGAAACCTTAGGGCCATTTTTTGCAACTTATAATGAAGAGGCGACGAACATCTTCTTGTATTTTCTAGAAAACTACAAGCATGTCATAGCTTCGAAGGACAATGTCATCAAAATCGTTGCGCCTGAAGTGGAAGACGTTATTAGCAGATTCTCCAAAGACATCACTGAAGATGACCTTCGGATTGCTAGTGTTAAAGCTGGGatattgaacatcaacaagCAAATCACAAGattaagaaaagaaataaatgaatATAATGTTAAACTGAAAGATCCGGAGTTCAATGAGCTTCCTAAAAAAGTAAGAATTGAGTATAAACAGGCAAGTTTGTTATCTGAAAAGCATCTTTCCAGACTAttaaagtttcaaaataatCTTGCTGAAGTAAGATCACAGATAGATACCAGCATAACTAATGCAGTTTTAGTTCAAACTTTGGCTCAATCGAATGAAGTAATTAAGTCAATCAATAAGTACATTGGATCAACTGAAAAAGTAGAAGATTTGTTGGACGAAATCAAAGAGGGGCATGACCGCACCGAAGAGCTGAATGATTTATTAACCAGTTACGGGAAAAGTCAAAATGATGTAGCAGAGGAAGAGATTGAAAGAGAACTCGAAAGACTAGAACTTGATGAGAAGAATACGCACAGAGAAACGAACTCGAATCCAAATCTGAATGAGCCACAAGAGGACAATGGCGAGGAtctgttgaaaaaactggaCAGTTTGAGAATAGACATAAATCAAGAACCTACGCAAAACAATAGAAACCAAGacagtgaaaaaaataaaagacaAATGGTTATGAAAGAACAATCATATTAA
- the MTR4 gene encoding ATP-dependent RNA helicase MTR4 (similar to Saccharomyces cerevisiae MTR4 (YJL050W); ancestral locus Anc_1.332), which produces MKSTDLFDVFEEAPAELAREDNTNTDKDSSQDLLQDKKHNLGEEEETNDDSKKIKANKSKTEGRNKKPVVPVLADSFEQEASREVDASKGLTNSETLQAEQDGKVRLLHQVRHQVALPPNYDYTPIAEHKRVNEARTYPFTLDPFQDTAISCIDRGESVLVSAHTSAGKTVVAEYAIAQSLKNKQRVIYTSPIKALSNQKYRELLAEFGDVGLMTGDITINPDAGCLVMTTEILRSMLYRGSEVMREVAWVVFDEVHYMRDKERGVVWEETIILLPDKVRYVFLSATIPNAMEFAEWICKIHSQPCHIVYTNFRPTPLQHYLFPAHGDGIYLVVDEKSTFREENFQKAMASISNQVGDDPNSTESRGKKNQTYKGGSAKGDAKGDIYKIVKMIWKKKYNPVIVFSFSKRDCEELALKMSKLDFNSDDEKDALTKIFNNAIALLPETDRELPQIKHILPLLRRGIGIHHSGLLPILKEVIEILFQEGFLKVLFATETFSIGLNMPAKTVVFTSVRKWDGQQFRWVSGGEYIQMSGRAGRRGLDDRGIVIMMIDEKMEPQVAKGMVKGQADRLDSAFHLGYNMILNLMRVEGISPEFMLEHSFFQFQSVISVPVMEKKLAELEKESNDIEVEDEENVKEYYEIEQAIKSYREDVRQIITHPANALSFLQPGRLVEISVHGKDNYGWGAVVDFAKRINKRNPTAVYTDHESYIVNVMVNTMYIDSPVNLLKPFNPTFPEGIRPAEEGEKSICAVIPITLDSIKAIGNLRLYMPKDIRASGQKETVGKSLKEVNRRFPDGIPMLDPVKNMKIEDEDFLKLIKKIDVLGTKLSSNPLTNSMRLDELYGKYSRKHDLQKDMKQLKHKISESQAVIQLDDLRRRKRVLRRLGFCTPNDIIELKGRVACEISSGDELLLTELIFNGNFNELKPEQAAALLSCFAFQERCKEAPRLKPELAEPLKAMREIAAKIAKIAKDSKIELVEKDYVESFRHELMEVVYEWCKGATFTQICKMTDVYEGSLIRMFKRLEELVKELVDVANTIGNSSLKEKMEEVLKLIHRDIVSAGSLYL; this is translated from the coding sequence ATGAAGTCTACTGATCTGTTCGATGTTTTCGAGGAAGCTCCAGCTGAACTTGCTCGGGAAGATAACACCAATACGGACAAAGATAGTAGTCAAGATCTGCTTCAGGACAAGAAGCATAACCttggtgaagaagaagaaactaaCGATGacagtaaaaaaatcaaagctAATAAAAGTAAAACGGAAGGCAGAAATAAGAAACCTGTAGTTCCAGTTTTGGCGGATTCCTTTGAGCAGGAAGCCTCTAGAGAAGTGGATGCATCAAAGGGACTGACAAACTCCGAAACTCTACAGGCTGAACAAGATGGTAAGGTTAGATTATTACATCAAGTTCGCCATCAAGTGGCATTACCGCCAAACTATGATTACACACCTATTGCTGAGCATAAAAGAGTCAATGAGGCTCGTACTTACCCATTCACGTTAGATCCTTTCCAAGACACTGCAATCTCGTGCATAGATAGAGGTGAATCTGTGTTGGTTTCTGCGCATACATCTGCTGGTAAAACTGTTGTCGCTGAATATGCCATCGCAcaatctttgaagaacaagcaAAGAGTCATTTATACTTCTCCAATTAAGGCTctatcaaatcaaaaatatagaGAACTGTTAGCCGAATTTGGGGATGTTGGTTTGATGACTGGTGATATTACAATCAACCCCGATGCAGGCTGTTTGGTCATGACTACCGAAATTTTGAGAAGTATGTTATACAGAGGTAGTGAAGTCATGAGAGAAGTTGCTTGGGTGGTTTTCGATGAAGTGCATTATATGAGagacaaagaaagaggTGTTGTGTGGGAGGAGACGATCATTTTATTGCCAGATAAGGTCCGCTATGTGTTTTTATCGGCAACTATCCCAAATGCAATGGAATTTGCTGAATGGATCTGTAAAATTCATTCCCAGCCGTGTCATATTGTCTACACAAACTTCCGTCCAACCCCTTTGCAGCATTATTTGTTCCCTGCTCATGGGGATGGTATTTATTTGGTTGTAGATGAAAAAAGTACTTTCAGAGAggaaaactttcaaaaggCAATGGCTTCCATTAGTAATCAGGTAGGAGATGACCCAAATTCCACTGAATCAAGAGGTAAAAAGAACCAAACCTACAAAGGTGGTTCCGCTAAAGGTGACGCAAAGGGTGATATCTATAAAATTGTCAAGAtgatttggaagaaaaaatacaatcCAGTGATCGTTTTTTCGTTCAGTAAGCGTGATTGTGAAGAACTTGCATTGAAAATGTCTAAACTAGATTTCAACTCTGATGATGAGAAGGATGCTTTGACCaagattttcaataatgCCATTGCATTGTTACCAGAAACAGACAGAGAGCTACCCCAAATAAAGCATATTTTGCCATTGTTAAGAAGAGGTATAGGTATCCATCATTCTGGTTTACTACCAATTTTAAAGGAAGTCATTGAAATCTTGTTTCAAGAAGGGTTTCTGAAGGTATTGTTTGCAACGGAAACCTTTTCCATCGGATTAAATATGCCTGCTAAAACTGTTGTTTTTACATCTGTTAGAAAATGGGATGGCCAACAATTTAGGTGGGTTTCGGGCGGTGAATATATTCAAATGTCTGGTCGTGCTGGTCGTCGTGGTTTGGATGACCGTGGTATCGTCATTATGATGatcgatgaaaaaatggaaccACAAGTGGCTAAGGGTATGGTCAAGGGTCAGGCCGATAGATTGGATTCGGCTTTCCATTTAGGATACAAcatgattttgaatttgatgagAGTGGAAGGTATATCCCCAGAATTTATGTTGGAACATTCcttctttcaatttcagaGTGTTATTTCAGTGCCAGTcatggaaaagaaacttgctgaattggaaaaggaaTCTAATGATATAGAGGTCGAGGATGAAGAGAATGTTAAGGAATACTACGAAATTGAGCAAGCCATCAAGAGTTACCGGGAAGACGTTCGTCAAATCATCACGCATCCAGCGAACGCTTTAAGTTTTTTACAACCGGGTAGATTAGTTGAAATCTCCGTCCATGGTAAGGATAATTATGGCTGGGGTGCTGTTGTTGATTTTGCCAAAAGAATCAACAAGCGCAATCCAACTGCTGTCTACACAGATCACGAATCCTATATTGTGAATGTGATGGTGAACACTATGTACATAGACTCCCCAGTCAACTTATTGAAACCTTTCAATCCAACTTTTCCAGAAGGGATTCGTCCGGCCGAGGAAGGTGAGAAGAGCATATGCGCCGTTATTCCTATAACGTTGGATTCGATCAAAGCAATTGGTAATTTGAGGTTATACATGCCTAAGGATATAAGAGCTAGTGGCCAAAAGGAAACTGTCGGAAAATCTCTAAAAGAAGTTAATCGTAGGTTCCCAGATGGTATTCCCATGCTCGATCCTGTCAAAAACATGAAGATAGAAGACGAAGACTTTTTAAAGCTAATAAAGAAGATAGATGTTCTCGGCACAAAGTTATCATCCAATCCCTTGACTAATTCCATGAGATTAGATGAATTATACGGTAAATACAGCAGAAAGCATGACTTACAAAAAGACATGAAGCAGTTAAAGCACAAAATTTCAGAATCGCAAGCTGTTATCCAATTGGATGATCTTCGTCGCCGTAAGAGAGTTTTGCGTCGTTTAGGATTTTGCACTCctaatgatattattgaattAAAAGGAAGAGTTGCGTGCGAAATTTCTAGTGGTGATGAATTATTACTGACAGAATTGATTTTTAATGGTAACTTCAATGAGTTGAAACCGGAACAAGCAGCAGCATTGTTATCGTGTTTTGCATTCCAAGAGCGTTGCAAAGAAGCACCTAGGTTGAAACCAGAACTTGCTGAACCTTTGAAGGCTATGAGAGAAATTGCGGCCAAGATCGCTAAGATTGCGAAGGATTCCAAGATAGAACTTGTAGAGAAGGACTACGTTGAAAGTTTCAGACATGAACTAATGGAAGTTGTCTATGAATGGTGTAAAGGAGCCACGTTTACACAGATCTGTAAAATGACCGATGTTTACGAAGGGTCGTTGATCAGGATGTTCAAGAGGTTAGAGGAGCTGGTAAAAGAGCTCGTGGACGTCGCCAATACCATCGGAAACTCTTCCCTCAAGGAAAAGATGGAAGAAGTCTTGAAACTAATTCATAGAGACATTGTTTCCGCCGGGTCTTTGTATTTATAG
- the AIM22 gene encoding putative lipoate--protein ligase (similar to Saccharomyces cerevisiae AIM22 (YJL046W); ancestral locus Anc_1.347), with protein MYEDMFTPPNNHISTLHNEREPYNTTKSTSSMQEDINDFNKELLDFYNMGFNKQVLSASQLEHVVKTRGRFIIKSSSTNPYYNLALENYVFKNTPKTRKGFDNCRLLFYINDKCAIIGKNQNLWQEVDLIKLKSNNFELLRRFSGGGTVLHDLGNVNYSFLTSREKFEKTFFNKMIIKWLNSFSPKLGLELNDRGDIIQNGFKVSGSAYKIAGGKAYHHATMLLTADLKQFSGLLEPSLPENMEWESSGVHSVKSKIKNVGMINPNQFVELVSECFQKSFKVDEEIPTYICDEFKSTNDDIKDAMNTLQSNKWKYFSGPKFSVRIKDKNLKIKVEKGMIYECSRNDLIGLEFKGFLENIDSYT; from the coding sequence ATGTATGAAGATATGTTTACACCACCGAATAATCATATTTCGACTCTACATAATGAAAGAGAACCCTATAATACAACAAAGTCTACTTCCTCTATGCAAGAGGATATCAATGATTTTAATAAAGAGCTTCTTGATTTCTACAATATGGGCTTTAACAAACAGGTTTTATCCGCCTCACAATTAGAACATGTTGTAAaaacaagaggaagattTATTATAAAGAGTTCGTCCACCAATCCCTATTACAATTTGGCGTTAGAAAACtatgttttcaaaaatacaCCAAAGACTAGAAAAGGCTTTGATAACTGCAGACTATTATTTTATATCAACGACAAATGCGCAATTATTGgtaaaaatcaaaatctgtGGCAAGAAGTCGATCTCATCAAACTGAAGAGCAATAATTTTGAGCTACTGAGAAGATTTTCTGGAGGTGGCACGGTGCTCCATGACTTGGGAAATGTTAATTATTCGTTTTTGAcatcaagagaaaaattcgaaaaaacattttttaatAAAATGATAATTAAGTGGCTAAACTCATTCAGTCCCAAACTAGGGTTGGAATTGAACGATAGAGGAGACATTATTCAGAATGGGTTTAAAGTTAGTGGCAGCGCCTATAAAATTGCGGGAGGGAAGGCATATCATCATGCAACAATGTTGCTTACTGCTGATTTGAAACAATTCAGTGGTCTGCTGGAACCTTCATTACCGGAGAATATGGAATGGGAATCAAGTGGCGTGCATAGCGTAAAATCTAAAATAAAGAATGTTGGCATGATCAATCCTAATCAATTTGTTGAGCTGGTGTCCGAatgctttcaaaaaagctTCAAAGTTGACGAAGAAATACCTACGTATATCTGTGACGAATTTAAAAGCACAAACGATGATATTAAAGATGCTATGAATACCTTACAAAGCAATAAATGGAAATATTTCTCTGGACCCAAGTTTTCAGTGAGAATTAAGGATAAGAATCTAAAAATTAAAGTCGAAAAGGGTATGATTTATGAGTGTAGTAGAAATGATTTGATCGGCTTGGAATTCAAAGgctttttggaaaatattgataGTTATACATaa